One genomic region from Muriicola soli encodes:
- a CDS encoding ammonium transporter encodes MEAGLFTANNIWMMVCTALVFFMHSGFAFLEIGLTRQKNTINILFKNIFIITVGLLMYYIGGFNLMYPGFADGSAGILDFAGFGIAAPENGMTPEYADGGYTWWTDFLFQGMFAATAATIVSGAVAERIKIGPFMIFTIFYVGLVYPIVGSWQWGGGFLSTLGGTDAGFYDFAGSTLVHSVGGWGALIGIYLLGARIGKFGEDGKPKAIPGHNIPLATAGVLILWLGWFGFNGGSVLSGDPELTSLVLVTTSLAAAAGGVGSLILSTILYKNLDLTMFLNGILGGLVGITAGADLMSPNEAVLIGLIAGFIIVLGVALIDRIRLDDPVGAVTVHLICGMWGTLAVGIFGAKAGGDQFLYQLAGVGAAATFCSLTAFIIFYSLKKTIGIRVSKEEELDGLDLHEHGMDSYADFRMNQH; translated from the coding sequence ATGGAAGCAGGATTATTTACAGCTAACAATATATGGATGATGGTGTGTACCGCATTGGTATTCTTCATGCATTCAGGATTTGCCTTTTTAGAAATTGGGCTTACAAGACAAAAAAATACGATTAACATCCTTTTTAAGAACATCTTTATCATTACAGTAGGCTTACTGATGTACTATATCGGTGGCTTTAACCTGATGTATCCCGGATTTGCCGACGGATCTGCAGGTATCCTGGATTTTGCAGGCTTTGGAATTGCCGCACCTGAAAACGGCATGACACCCGAATACGCAGATGGAGGATATACCTGGTGGACCGATTTTCTCTTCCAGGGAATGTTTGCCGCAACAGCCGCCACAATAGTATCGGGAGCTGTAGCCGAACGAATTAAAATTGGCCCCTTTATGATCTTTACCATCTTCTATGTAGGATTGGTATATCCCATAGTAGGATCGTGGCAATGGGGCGGTGGATTTTTATCTACACTCGGTGGTACCGACGCCGGTTTCTATGACTTTGCAGGATCTACACTTGTCCATTCCGTGGGAGGCTGGGGAGCCCTGATCGGAATCTATCTTCTGGGTGCGAGAATTGGAAAATTTGGGGAGGACGGCAAACCAAAAGCCATCCCAGGCCACAATATTCCACTCGCAACGGCAGGAGTACTCATTCTATGGTTGGGCTGGTTCGGATTTAACGGAGGTTCGGTATTATCGGGCGACCCTGAACTAACTTCCCTTGTTCTGGTAACAACAAGTTTAGCCGCTGCCGCAGGTGGCGTTGGATCTTTGATCCTTTCTACCATATTATATAAGAATCTCGACCTTACCATGTTCCTCAACGGTATCTTAGGGGGCTTAGTTGGGATTACCGCAGGGGCAGACCTAATGTCTCCGAACGAAGCCGTATTAATCGGTCTTATCGCAGGATTCATTATCGTACTTGGGGTAGCCCTTATCGACAGAATTAGACTTGATGACCCGGTAGGTGCCGTAACCGTACACTTGATTTGCGGGATGTGGGGAACACTCGCCGTTGGTATTTTCGGTGCTAAAGCCGGCGGAGATCAATTTCTCTACCAATTGGCCGGAGTTGGAGCAGCGGCAACCTTTTGTTCACTTACCGCATTTATCATCTTTTACAGCTTAAAGAAAACAATAGGAATACGAGTATCCAAAGAAGAAGAGTTAGACGGACTCGACCTTCACGAGCATGGGATGGATTCCTATGCCGACTTTAGAATGAATCAACATTAA